The stretch of DNA AGATAACTGTACTTTCCCCTAGGGATTTCTCGAAAGGAACCATTGCTGATACTGAGACTTCATATACACCCGATCATCTGTATAGTAAGAGGAGACAGCTTCCAGCCACAAGCAAATGCAGGTTCCAAAATTGTGTGACCAAGCATTTAAACTGCCCAGTAATGAAATAGGTAACCATAATAAAAATCGACAATCTAAACAAAAGCCTGCTCAAGGCAATCGTGACAAATAGTAAACATGCCAAGGCCCAAGGGATACACTACTAAAAAGTACCCAAAAAAGAGCTTTTTCATCCAAGAACTTTTTCCTCTTTACTGTTCATCTCTCTTAAGTAcccaaaaaagaatattttctttcatcaGAGTCAAAATGATATGGACTCCATGAAGAACCTACAGTAACAAAGAATATAACAGGGCATTTGCACGTTTTGCACTAAACAACATTTTCTGTCAAATATGAGACTATATAACTtcagaatatttaaaaatgaatgaCAAGTGATAAGATGCAAATCCCTTCTCGCGTTTATTTTAAATCCAACATACTAATCTTCCAACAGCAAAGGGTCAATCAAAATTCTAGGACTCACCAGATATATTTCCTCCAATGTTCTTTGATTTCTATAATACCGATTTAGATTAGTTTCTATCAGTCACCAAGGTAATTTTCACCTTCCCtttagataaaataaagatgCGTTTTATAGACTAGGGCAAGTTTGGTACATGAAAATTAGGGCAGGTTTGTAGGAGTGCAGAAAAATTGCAAGATACTTAAAATTCGAGGTTCTGTATGAATTCATGGATGTGATGCTGGTTTAGACGCACTAGGGCCTATCAAACTataattttaaatctattttggtCAATccatatataaaagttaaaaggcAGATATTGAtcgtaaaataaataaaaaaaataaaaaaaataaaaaaaaaagtgaaggagAAGATATTCACAAAACCTTTTCGATACAAAATCATGAACCAGAACTTGATTTTTGAACCCAAACTTGTTTCTGCAGATTCATTGAAAAATACCTTTAACTAATTAGCACATGATGATCGAAAACACAGAAAAAGTATGAGCAAAATTAGCCATCCAAAGTTTTAAGCCCAATCACCTCATGGGAAACATATCCAGTGCCTTTCCTCGAGTGCTTTCCCTCACCAACAATTGATGAGCCATCAGTATCCTTCACAACATGTGCAGGCCCACGGCGACCAAAATGTTTGTGGGAGCCTGCATGTAATACAAACATTGAAGTTGCGGctagaaaacaaaacatatgCCAAACACAGACAAAGGGCATCCATATTCAGAAGCAATATTGAAGTTACGGGctctccaaaccaaaatctacCATTATCCATGGAAGAATGACTAGTACGTCCAGTTCCAAGGTTTTTAACCTCACCACACCTAGCATTTGCCAGGTCAACATGCGTATCTCCCCGGGATCCTGAAAGATGACAAAcagaataaatagtaaaatacattCCTTGccattaaaattttcttaaaaaaaaaaaagggccacATAAGAACTTTCAGGCTTCCGGCAATAAGAAGATCCCTCCCTCTTCAGTGTATTTGCTTGTACACATTAACCGAAGTGTTTTGATGCAAAGGTAAAATGACGATTACAAATTAATAGTGCTACCACTGATGACTACCAAGTCCTCTTATTATTAACCCAAGAATTACATTATGAAAATGGCACACACCTTCAAAAGAATCTACAAGTGACTGCGaaagttgagaaattgaagatgACAAAGACTCATCACTAGTATGAGATCCATCTGAACGACGAAGAGAAGTCCATACACCACGATCAGGCTTATCCTTATTTCTTGAACGTTTTTCCTGCTTCTCACTACAAAATCCATGCGAGTTATTACCAGCAACCTTGTCATCTGGAGCTGGAATTGGGTCCTTCAAAACCAATTGTGCATGTGGTGGACGGGGAGGTCTCTTGTCCTTTTCTAAATTTGTAGCCTGGATTTGCTGCTCAGACAGGCCCACAAAAGACTGACTTTGACGTGAATCCTTGTTTAAAAGTATTCTTTTGACCGTCCTTTCACTACCTTGGTGTTGCTGGTTCTGCTTGAGAGCAGCTGAACTGATTGTGTTTGCAACTGAAGATGTTATACCCTTTGACAAGCTGCCAGACACCTGCAAAAGGAGTATAATACAGTATTTTAACATTGTGCAGCCCTTCAACTAAAAAGCCACATTTCTACCTGTAAAACAAAATTATGGGGAAAAACACACTGCAGTGAGACAAATCTTATTAGAAATTGCAAAGAGGCAAATAAGTAATCAGCACACACAGAATCACAAAAAATCTGGTTTTTGGAATATTGCCAATGCATAAATGAagcaaagaattttttttttttttttttttttttttctagtaagGTAAGGTTGAAGAGAAGAAATACTTAGGAGTGAAGAATGGACCTAAAAAAACCCTCCTTACACACCAATTATTAATGGCATTGTCTGAATAAAACTTGGAACTCAATTTACACTGCCACAATACATGAGAATAAATTGTGTTCAGTGCCCCAGTTATTTAAGGAAAATATGTTATTTGATGTGATAGCCGATGCACAGAACTCTGTATTTTGAAAGTATTTCAAATAGAATTAGATTATTTAATCTGTCACAAATAGGACAagcacaactttttttttatgtcgggaacctctccaaggcagggcccttcagatccacccctgcagagtaaaccccggtcccgtgcaccgcaccctcggaagtttccctacacggaattggttaaatcgctggctttgCACCAggaggtgtggccccaaaggattgtttgcacccatgaagTGTTGAAcattggaccttgaagggagtgataccccaaggccaaggccttcaccacttgggccaaccccttggggttacAATCACAAAACTAAACATCCAAAgctttttttatcagtaagatAGGGATTTTATTAATGACTAAAAGGGATGATACACAATACAAAGGACATATAAATAATCCACCAACTATCAAAAGGAAACAGGGTTAGGAAATCTTGAAAGCTAAGAGCTGGAGATGGTAACATCATGTTGGGCTATTAATCAGAGATACAGTGGAAAGGCAAATGGTTCCATAGTCAAGTGGACAGTCAAATACAATGTGGGACCATCCAAAGTCATTACTTGGTGAATGTAGAAGGTATTCGATAAGACCTAGCAAGTTAATTGGACAGCCACATATCCTTCTATGATAATATGCTGAAGGCAAATAATTGATCAGAGCTCACACTGCAATTCACAATAAGGAAGAACGACTTTTGGAGATGGAACAGCTCCAGTGTTCAAGTAAGCCTTTGAAGTGTGTCCAACATTAGAAAAGGGACAGACTATAATCAGAATCAcacccaaaaaataaagaagcatAAACTGTCTCACTGGTGGCAAGCTGTCCAAGTTGAGCACATGCTCCAGTCTAAGCaagacttctttttttttccaagtagtCTAAGCAGGAGAAATGTGACCATTGTATAGATTGCCACTTtccatttaaaacataataacttagAACGTTGATGGGTAAATGGGTATATTAATCCGTGattatttgcttttttttccGCTATGCATTTTCAAATGATCCACATCagaacaagaaaacaaattttatcCATACAAAGCAACACCgtacattatatatatgctttgaAAAGTGCCCcaagtaacatatatatatatatatatatatgttggtaagAACTGAAAAAACTTACAtgaaaaatctctctctctttccctttcaGAAGCAGGAATTTCTTTTTCCCAGATTCGTTAGTTCCAGAAATTcctgaaaaattatattagaggTGAACAAGCTCCTAGAAgtatagatataatattaaCATGCCCAGAGAAAGaaataactattcacaaaaaaGATGAATTGATCCAAAAAGAAACAATCTAAAAGAAATTAACTTGGGTATTGCCCTGAATATTCCAGTACCATAAACCCCAAACCGGACAATGTGAACACATATCTTAATCAAGGATACTGCAAGGAACAAGCACACAAAATCACAGACATAAATGGTAAAGATAAATAGACACACGTGCAACCCACTTGTTTTGGATATATAAATCCTTTTTCACCCTGAACCTTATCCATTTTGGCAAAAGAAGGGTATGATATGTAGGCATGTTGATAAAATAAGTGGTCTAACAAACAAGTGTTCCCACTGTAGGTAGTAAAAACTTGAAGGTGATGTTAATAAGAACTGAGCAAGGTAAATATATCAAAGTGAAAACTGAATCGAGCACATGACGACCTCTAAGATATAGATTCAAACAATGGCAACATAAATGCATTAAACTGGAGAAAAAACTATCTAAGTTTTTTAgatagtttctttttttaagtcTAGCTACAAAACTTCCAACTCCTTTGTTTCTAAAACCAGAAAATGTACAAAAAAGAACCAAACCCATCCACACAACTCTTTGAACTACCAGAAACCATTCTTcctagtgtaaaaaaaattcagctCATCATAAGAGCTAAACCCATTtgagaaaatttaaatactgcAAACGTAACAAGTCTGAAAAAATGGAAGTGAGAAAAGAACAAATGGCTAATGCAAGGCAAAAGACATCCAAATTTTTCATGCAATCCCGCAGcaacttttcttttatgatcGGAATCCCACAGTAACTAAGTAGTCCATACCTACATTGGGGTCCTGAAGTGTGAGTGCACATGTTTTTCTCAAGATATCATTAAAAGAagacaggaaaaaaataaagatcaaatcATCACTGAACACTTAATTATTCCATTTCCCAACCATACCACTTTCCTCTGCCAATACTTCAGTCCTAGCAGCAGGAACAACAGTAGCAGACTTATGAGAAAGCAGCTCATCATCTCTCTTTGGAACCAGAAGGTGCATTGACTTGTCTTTGCCACTCATGTTCTTTACAGTGTCCCTCAAAACATACTGCCCATCAGGGAGGAAATAGTATTAATAAACTCCTAAATTTCCAACATCTTGCTTTGAAATCAAGTCTGGATGTCTAGATGCTCAAACACAAATAAAGATGGAAAACAAATACTATATAGCATATACCTCAATCCATATTCACTACAAGTACGACAATGTAATCCAAAAACCATGTTTAACATAAGAAGCTCCAGGAGCAGGAAAATCACGTAAATGGTCTATTTAAATCTGTTTatgttctttctctctctagtcAGCCTTGGGCCTACTAATAAGGtcagcaataaaaaaaatctttaattcaTCATTCAGATTTTGGATCTACAAACCAAAATTAACAtctatatggaaaatgatacacatacaacgcttttttttttttgtttaataagtaaaaatattatatttatatatcaaaaggagtaaccaagtacactgaatgtatacaagagaacaccttgcccataatagaaaaatccctaataacccaaaaagcccgtgaaaaacaacccaaaatacaccaagcccgaccccaaccccttgcttcccgtagaactaaaactctacccaaaaATCCCACcccaacccaaaatacactacAACGCTTTACACaatcttgttttaaatgaagggtattttttgcaaaataactaataaaagtaacatcattttacagaTATACCCtcaatttaaaacatggttgtaTAAAGAGCTGTAAAAAAGGTTGTATGTGCAACATGTAATAGTATCCTTCTAATGTTTCAACTGGCGTATACACAGGAATCacacagaaaatataaaatatgaccattttttttttctacgtaAGAagtaaattatattgatatgaatgaaataggcatagcccatgtacataggaagtatacaaaagaacacataaatacattctaaattaaagacaaaaagtCATGAGCATTGTTTCCATCAagtacaatggctgaaaaccaaagcattaaagtgtgcataaaaaaattatgaagctCCGTCATTGTGCGCTCCATATCTAGATGTCAAACCAGCTTCTGGCACAgggaatgatagaaattttattagacAAACCCAAAGTGggtttgtactttttttttttggtaactaACTTTTATGTTTGTACTTATAATGGTGTAGTGACACTGTGACAGGGACTATCAGTACAATGGATGCAATACGTGTAGGTTTTAACAGATTCTTATAtccataattattaaatcagaAAAGTTATTTTGGGTGCAGTTCCAGTACGTATAATGCAGACAATTTGGCGCAaggaataatttttctattaatagcATTGATCTTGACAGGAACATACTTAAATTTATGTTTCTAAAATTGCAGTATACCCATTATGGTGCAGCTTAGTGATCAAAGGGCAGACTTAAAATGAGACGTAAACCCAAACATCTTGGGTTTGATTATGCACTAAAAGTAGCCCTTAATTATCTAATAAACAGTTATGGGAGGTCAGGTTGTATACTAGAGGTATACATTCAAGGGTTAGTCTGAAGAATCATGCCTTGGTGAGGTTAAACaccatttaaaaaattgtgGCATGTTGCTGCATGCTTTAGGCAGCATACAAACGTTTAAAGAAAGATGTGTACCATAGCGGAGGATATCCTTCTCCTCTCAGAACCTCGCTTCGACGAGGCACCATGATTTCCGGTTGATGATCCAACAGCTCTTCTACTCAATTTCCCATTAGATAGTGATCGCTGTCATTAGACAGATAAGAACTCAGGATTCAATGATAAATGGATCTTTGAGTATAATACACACTATAATGGAAGACGaataatgttctttttttatatataagtaaaataaaattttattgaaacaagtaaacaggcatagcccaagtaaacATGAAGTATGCAACAAagaacacctagttacaagttaggTGCTAGAAAGTGATACAAAAAAGTCATGTAAGATGGCTCCGTTAAAAACACTAGCAGAAgcccaaagaaaataaagtatggAGGAAGACAATTTTAGCTCATCCAGAAAAAattccctatcttcaaagctcAGCCATTCCTTTCAAGCCAAATACACCAGAAGAGACATAAAGGAGTCATTCTCCATACATCAGCAATTTGGGAATAGCCCCGAAGCCTTTTCCAACAAGCAAACAAGTGCACCACcctcttaggcatcacccatgcaAGTCCGGTCCAGTTAAAGATCTTAGCCCATAACATCATTGCCAGCTCACAGAGAAGTAAAAGATGATTCACAGATTCACCACTCTTTTTagacatgtagcaccaatccatcacaatgagtCCAcgcttcctcaagttgtccatAGTCAATATTTTCCCAAAAGATGCAGTCAAATCAAAGAAGCAATTTTAGGCGGCACCTTACTtctccaaatgcacttccagGTAAAGGAAATATGATTTTGACATGACAAAGCCTCTTACAAAGATCATACAGTGAACTTCCTATTCCCGGTATTCATCCAAAGCATCTTGTCTTCCTCAATGCTACCAATGTTCGAAGcatacaacaaaatgaaaaattcagaaataactccaatttcccaatcatggaCAGCTCTCAGAAAACAAACATTCCACTATGAGGATCCACTAGAGCTGTCCAAAAGATCTGACACCGATGCCTCTTGATCAAGATCCATCcggaaaagagaaggaaaaacaaTCTTGAGGGCAGAATTACCACACCAAGTATCATGCCAGAATATGACCCTAGATCCCTCTTCAATTGTGAAGCTAATAAAACAAGCAAATACCTCACATCCATGTCCGATATtcttccacaaacccacacaATGCGCACCCCTCACTTCATTAGGACCCCCcccctcacacacacacacacacacacgagcTCCCATACTCAATAATAGCCTTCCACAAAGACGGTACTGCCATAACTATTTCCCAAGAAGTGCCTTATTAAAGATCCTCAGATTTCGAACTCCTAACCCTCCACTTGAAATGCATCATGTTTTATGCAATGAAAACTACTATATAACCATGAAACAGGAGTATCCAAGTAAATCTTGAAGCATGTATTGCACATAAAGTATGACAATAACTCCAGCTATTCATAACCAGAAATTCTGCAACCCAATTAAATATAATAGGACATGgaataaaaatctatttaacgAGATTTCTTAAACAAATCTGTCCTCACAAACTCGTGAATTAGAAAGATACCCGAGAACCACCCTTGGCAGCTCTTTTCTGACGAACGAAGTCCATCAATGGTGTAACCACAAGAGCGTCTTTTGCAGCACCTGCAAGATCATAGTGAACAGATATCATTATAAGACACACTTTATCCTTAGAAACTCCCAAGCAGCGCAAGATAATTCTCTCATTCTACTTGTATTACAGTATTCTTTAACCTTTTATCTTACTATTTTCAACAGCACATTCTACAATATGAAATCTTTATGACTTACCACCTCGTTCTGCTTCCCTTCTCTCCAATTGTATCTCTGCACTGGGAAGATTCTCGACAGGCTTTGCAAGATATTCAAGAAACTCCAGATACTCGGGATCTAGATGTTAATCAATGAAATACTTGTGTTTATGAAAAAGCAAGTGATTGCATACAAAAGTCACAGGTTAATGATCGCATTTGAAAATACTCCTTAAATTTccagttattttttttgtcaattacCTTTTAATATTGTTCCTTCACGACCATCTTTTTTAGACCACTGTTTTGGAACACGTTGAGAAGGAGCATACTCAACAATAGTTTTAAACTGAGTGCCTGAAAAAGCAAGGGACAGTCTAGTTAAAACTTTGTGTCAATATTATATCCTGCAATTCCTTATTCAAACACGGATGAAACAGAAAGATAGACATGAGGAGCCCCAAATCTACTTTCCAAAAAGACACCCAGCAGCTCGATAATTTTCTAAGCTGTTACTAACTGAATAGAAAGGGCTTCATTACCCATCTGAATCAAAACTGTGGattgaataaaaagataatCACAGAAACACTGGCAACAAGATTGATGTGCCAATCAATCTCTTCAAAAGATATGAGCAAAGATTTACCCTTCTCACTAACAAACAAATGCCCATCAAAGAACTCAGCAAACTCAATAACATCCTCAGGTTTCTTGAAGTCAATATAGGCTCTAGTATAGAATTGATGCTTCATGCTGCAAAACCgtttaaaaaaacaataaaaatatgagaAGGTGTGCAGCAAATGACTTGACTAAATCATAAAAACTAGACCACAGGAACCCgtattaatatatgaatttaaaaGCAAAGTTGATCcatatacttcctgtgtacatggacCATGCTTATCATTATTCATCAATAAAACCTTcattacttgtaaaaaagaTGGAGCTGATCCACCTAAAACAAAGTGTTTCGGAAAGAACCAATGATATATTAACTGGGCTAATAGCCCTCTGTCCAGTAGGCAATTTTCATGCAGCTAGTTTTTGTCTCCCGGAAACATTTCCAGAAGGCACTATCATCTCCACAAATGGATCTATTTTCATCCAGTAACACCAAATGGAGACTAATTTGTCCTTTTTAAGTATCTTGAAGTGGAAAGAAAACCTTAAGTAGCATAAAAGGGTTCTAGTACCCCGTATCCATACGAAGTAGCAAGGTGCATAACCATCCTCACGCTTCCAAGTAACATGAATCTGAGTATTTGTTAACCATGAACCTATAACTAGATAATTATCAATGATCCGATAAAAATTGGATCAATGactgatattaaaaaaaacaaataaataggccCTATGATGATcgtgtaagtttttttttttttttttataattctagCAAAAGTAATCATTCATTATTTGCTTCCATTCAGTCCACCTCTTGATACCACCCAGCTCAGCAGCTATTCAGCTAATTTACTCATTTTTCCCAAGACTTAAAACAGACCTATAGATAATTTTCCACATGCATATTTGCATGTCTTGTGCGTGAAATATATTAAGCCTACTCAGTTTCAAAGACCCATTAAGTATGAAAAAAATGCGAAGCTTACTCAAtccaaaattatttcaaaacccATACAAGCCACAGATTCATACTCCATAAACCCGAACTTAATGGCCCCCAAAGTGTACaatcaatgaaaaatttaaagtctATCCTACTTATTACCAGGCATATAAACCCTAGAAAAGCAGACATATCTCACCAATTCAcagaaaatcaagcaattactCGTACATTAGATTCAATGGtccaaaaactataaaaaaaccCAAAGATCAGAAAGTGGACAACTAAGGAAATTGAAAGCGTTGTTAACTGACATGATACGCATATACCTACACCCGCGCGCATTCCCATTACCACTTGGACGTATTTTCCGAAACTGAAGTGTCTCGAAGCAAAttaattgacaaaaaaaatacagaacATATAAATTTCACCCAAAAcataattgagaaaaaaagagaacaaaCCCTAACCTCGATTTCCCTGGACGGAAAGCGACCCAGTGGTAGCGACCAGCGAAGGCGGCGTCGATTTGGTCCATCAGCGTGGCCTGAGAAATCGCCGGAGGCAGGTGCCGCAGAACCACCTTCGTCCGATCTGACAAGCCCTTCATTTCACACCCAACCAAACACagaagggaaaaaggaaaaaaaaaaaaaccctagagaaaaatGTAGTCGAACTTTTACGAACTGTACGCTTGAAATAGCTTCGGAACAGAGAAATTCTTCCTTGGATTACATCTTCACCGCAAAAATCGAGGCCTATTCCGTGCCCTACTCCTCAATTTCTTTCCCAAACGCCATGCGAGAGAGAGTAATGAAAAAAGAGTGTTTCCAGAGTGAAGAAACGTGTAAGGTTGGGTTTTTTGCGCTTACAGACGTTAACCATATAAACTCAAgcgtgtgtgcgcgcgcgcactTGGGTTGTCTCGGGTCGGGTTGTAGTGGTGTTGAACTGGAAGCTTGTTTccgttttttaaaattattttttaagtttcaattaattatataatcagATTTTATAAGCTTATTAAATATTGCGATGATTTATTCCGAGATCTCAACTTATTTGATGACATCTTATTcaatctcaatatccaaatgtcacttaaatataaatatttttttattttaaatttttaatatttttatttaatcattatctaattattacaattttttaaactttcaaataaaatataaaaaaataattcaaaattttcaaatctcaaaataaaataatattataataatattttaactttataattttttttatttaacttttttttcttattttttcaaatctcataaaatattttaagtaaaattatttcactactatttacgtattatttaattataatttacagactttttatcttattttatctcatcttataacAACCTCCAAAGCAGGCCTTAAACACAAATTATGATGATCACCCTTCTTCCTATTGTGATTATTCTTTCTTTGACAAACTTTCTAAATTTaaagcaaaaataattatttgtttaatttacaattacaaaCCCATCATTTTACTTATATGCGCCATGAATCTTCCACCTTAACcattaataaaagtaatatttccCATTTGTTACTACTTAGACCGTACAGTGTGTCaattttaaatgtttccaaGGATAAAATATAGAATCCTGAAAATTTAGGTGTTAGGATGCACTTAAGTCAAAAAATTACATGTTTgtggataaaaataaaataaatattttagctaaaaaaaattatcaaattaaatcacGATAATATGATATAATGCTTGATATTGATTTAGCTTGTTTTTACAGATAATATGAGTTgggattaaaattaaaaattaaataaaatattattagaatatataattttatttttatttttatttttattttaagatttaaaaaaattaaattatttattttattttatgtaaaaatttaaaaaattgtaataattaaattagataagatgaattaagaaaatttgtgaaaacaaacaatacCATACTACAAAGAGTAGTGTTAGGCTTCTGCCCAACAATTACGAAaatttacctttttattttttctttctttttattttcatatttttttaatatatttaaatatttttaaaaaataaaaaagacatcaatatattaaaaattactttcttttaattattaagtaaaaaaaaaatacataaacaatgaaaataaaaagacaaactCAAAATACTAACATTTCTCCGCGACAAATACAGCACAGCAAAGGATCCATACTACTCCTATTTAGAGTAGGGCTTTTGTCTCTCTCCCAGTCCCTGCCCCATTCATTCACTCCACCCAATAAGGGACAGATTCGACAGAATAGACTTGAATCTCTCTGCCTCTTCAGTCTTCATCCTAcacctcccactctctctctctctctctctctctctctctctctctccgcttCCATCAAGTAAGTCCTCCTTTTCTCTCCGAGTATGTTTGTGTGATCAAAGTACATGTCGGTGTTGGTGTCTTTTGGCGTTATATTGCCGGTATTGCGTATATGTTGGTGTACGATgcgtttctttcttttcttttatttatttttcactgcTGCTTATTTCATATATTGGTTATTTACTGGGTTTTGTATCGTAATTGAAGTTTTGCTTATGTGTTGGTTTATTCGGTGATTTTTCTTTCTGGGTTTGCTGCCGATCAAATAAACTTTGCTTATTTGTTGATTTGTTAATTGTTCCAGCCTTTTGTGTTGCTGGGTTTTGTGTATGTACTTGTTGTGTTGGGTTCTAACTGGGTTTTGTTACTTGTTATTGAACTATGCAGTACATCTCGTGTGATGGGAGATAGAATCCCACCTGGTAGTTACTTCCAGTATCCTCCTGGACTCCCTGCTTCTCCTATCAGGTCTTCTACCCTTCCTTCAGATCGAGAAAGGTTCGTTCAAAACTTAGAGCTCTGCGTTTTCTCTGTTTTACCCTgggatttgttatttttgtgcCCCCCCTCTCTTAACGGGCTATCATCGATACATTTAAAAGCTGATGCATTCGCATTTGATATCCCAGTCTCGGTCATGAGGTTTTATGGTTTTCTTATGacctagttttattatttagattagTGTATTTAATTTGTTCTACCCttatctttgattacctatcaaaaaaaaaaatttgttctaCTCTGAAAACAAAGGTCACATAACTTTGGTGGAAAGGCCTCATTGGCATGGCACTATAAGCTTGGATATGAACCGTATTTCATGCTAAACCATTGAATGCCTAATCGGTAATATGgctaaaaaaagagagagaaaaacaaacagaaaagaaaaggatgatGCAGTAaacagattttataattttgaattaaaaccGCCTCTTATTTCAAGACCATTGCTGGTGAAGTCCTCTTTATATGCTGCTGTTTTGtggatctttttatttattaattttcattcagTCACTGTTTTGCTTCGAGAAGTTTAGTaacttaaatgaaaaatttcaggGCTGTGTTTTCCTctttaaaatctgataaaaatgAAGACTCAATTTTTTTGGTGGCCAAAGATCTTGTGATTGTCGATTGT from Juglans microcarpa x Juglans regia isolate MS1-56 chromosome 3S, Jm3101_v1.0, whole genome shotgun sequence encodes:
- the LOC121257595 gene encoding regulator of nonsense transcripts UPF3-like isoform X2, producing the protein MKGLSDRTKVVLRHLPPAISQATLMDQIDAAFAGRYHWVAFRPGKSSMKHQFYTRAYIDFKKPEDVIEFAEFFDGHLFVSEKGTQFKTIVEYAPSQRVPKQWSKKDGREGTILKDPEYLEFLEYLAKPVENLPSAEIQLERREAERGGAAKDALVVTPLMDFVRQKRAAKGGSRRSLSNGKLSRRAVGSSTGNHGASSKRGSERRRISSAMYVLRDTVKNMSGKDKSMHLLVPKRDDELLSHKSATVVPAARTEVLAEESGISGTNESGKKKFLLLKGKEREIFHVSGSLSKGITSSVANTISSAALKQNQQHQGSERTVKRILLNKDSRQSQSFVGLSEQQIQATNLEKDKRPPRPPHAQLVLKDPIPAPDDKVAGNNSHGFCSEKQEKRSRNKDKPDRGVWTSLRRSDGSHTSDESLSSSISQLSQSLVDSFEGSRGDTHVDLANARCGEVKNLGTGRTSHSSMDNGSHKHFGRRGPAHVVKDTDGSSIVGEGKHSRKGTGYVSHEKQVWVQKSSSGS